The following coding sequences lie in one Anguilla anguilla isolate fAngAng1 chromosome 14, fAngAng1.pri, whole genome shotgun sequence genomic window:
- the LOC118212987 gene encoding uncharacterized protein LOC118212987 has protein sequence MDPNRSEAAQPLVALARMLEGMAQMQERQAAVHAEQMEALRAQASLQTQALRQLAAAGETSSRDPPSRSPLRIHIPKMTADDDIQAFVESFEVAAEACQWPHEEWVVHLLPLLTGEAQQAAHGLPPGARADYKTVKRAILDRLGCSPEDYRRRFRTAKLGAEDRPFAYAQRLTHMARRWLQPEIRSAGGVVEQVVLEQFLEGLPEGTANWVRCHRPTNLEGAVTLAEDHLVLYPSVQQQARPEPAPRRRPPPRTGPSPVPRALPPPFPQTNPPFFPIPSPGPGSVAGGSGSQRAPQTLGPGCWRCGQLGHLRRDCPLMEVGQVVRVVGPPTSAPDQEGAYCIPTDASDRGLGAVLTQQVEGVDRPVLYLSRKLSQREARYSTVEKECLAIRWAVGSLRYYLLGRPFTLCSDHAPLQWLHRMKDTNPRITRWYLALQPFNFKVVHRPGAQMVVADFLSRSTVWSAA, from the exons ATGGACCCAAACCGGAGCGAGGCGGCGCAGCCTCTCGTAGCGCTGGCGcggatgctggaggggatggcccAAATGCAGGAGAGGCAGGCGGCCGTACACGCAGAGCAGATGGAGGCTCTGCGTGCACAAGCCTCCCTCCAGACCCAGGCGCTGCGACAGCTGGCTGCCGCCGGGGAAACCAGCTCCCGGGACCCGCCGTCCCGATCCCCTCTCCGGATCCACATACCCAAGATGACAGCCGATGATGACATCCAGGCATTTGTGGAGAGTTTTGAGGTGGCAGCGGAGGCGTGCCAGTGGCCCCACGAGGAGTGGGTTGTACACCTCCTGCCCCTTTTAACTGGGGAAGCCCAACAGGCGGCGCATGGTCTGCCGCCCGGAGCCCGGGCGGATTACAAGACGGTGAAGAGGGCGATACTGGACCGACTGGGCTGCAGCCCGGAGGATTATCGGCGCCGGTTCCGGACGGCGAAACTGGGGGCGGAGGACCGTCCCTTCGCATACGCCCAAAGGCTAACCCACATGGCCCGGCGTTGGCTACAACCGGAGATCCGGTCCGCGGGGGGCGTAGTGGAGCAGGTCGTACTGGAACAGTTCCTGGAAGGGTTGCCGGAGGGAACGGCGAATTGGGTGCGCTGCCATCGCCCGACCAACTTAGAGGGGGCGGTTACCCTGGCGGAAGACCACCTCGTGCTATACCCCAGCGTCCAGCAGCAAGCACGGCCGGAACCGGCGCCCAGGAGGAGACCCCCTCCTCGTactggcccctcccctgtccccagggctctgccccctccctttcctcaaactaatccccccttttttccgattccctctccaggtccaggctcagtggcggggGGCTCCGGCTCGCAGAGGGCGCCTCAGACGctcggaccggggtgttggcggtgcgggcAGCTGGGTCACCTGCGCCGCGATTGTCCACTTATGGAAGTGGGGCAGGTGGTCCGGGTGGTCGGGCCGCCCACTTCCGCTCCCGATCAGGAGGGAGCGTACTGCATCCCG ACCGACGcatcggacagagggctgggggctgttttgacccagcaggtggagggagtcgaccgcccGGTGCTGTACCTCAGCCGTAAACTATCCCAGCGGGAGGCGAGGTACAGCACGGTAGAAAAGGAGTGCCTCGCCATCCGGTGGGCGGTCGGGTCCCTGCGCTACTACCTgctgggtcgcccattcaccctctgttcggaccacgctcccctccaatggctccaccgcatgaaggataccaaccCGCGAATCACCCGGTGGTATCTGGCTCTACAGCCCTTTAATTTTAAGGTGGTTCATAGGCCGGGGGCGCAGATGGTGgtggcggacttcctctctc gtagCACTGTGTGGTCTGCAGCTTGA